From the Lolium rigidum isolate FL_2022 chromosome 2, APGP_CSIRO_Lrig_0.1, whole genome shotgun sequence genome, one window contains:
- the LOC124690298 gene encoding ammonium transporter 1 member 2-like yields MSTCAADLAPLLGSAAMNATEYLCNRFTDTTTAVDSTYLLFSAYLVFAMQLGFAMLCAGSVRAKNTMNIMLTNVLDAAAGALFYYLFGFAFAFGAPSNGFIGKHFFGLRDVPAVGFDYSFFLFQWAFAIAAAGITSGSIAERTQFVAYLIYSAFLTGFVYPVVSHWVWSADGWASASRTSGPLLFKSGMIDFAGSGVVHMVGGVAGLWGALIEGPRIGRFDHAGRSVALRGHSASLVVLGTFLLWFGWYGFNPGSFLTILKSYGPAGSIHGQWSAVGRAAVTTTLAGSTAALTTLFGKRLQTGHWNVLDVCNGLLGGFAAITAGCAVVEPWAAIICGFVSAWVLIGLNAVAARFKFDDPLEAAQLHGGCGAWGVIFTALFAQKEYVEQIYGVPGRPYGLFMGGGGRLLGAHIVMILVIAAWVSFTMGPLFLVLNKIGLLRISAEDEMAGMDQTRHGGFAYAYNDDDASGKPERGVGASFMLRSAQTSQVAAAEGEGGQV; encoded by the coding sequence ATGTCGACGTGCGCGGCGGACCTGGCGCCGCTGCTGGGGTCGGCGGCGATGAACGCCACGGAGTACCTATGCAACAGGTTCACGGACACCACGACCGCGGTGGACTCCACCTACCTGCTCTTCTCCGCCTACCTCGTCTTCGCCATGCAGCTGGGGTTCGCCATGCTCTGCGCGGGGTCCGTCCGGGCCAAGAACACCATGAACATCATGCTCACCAACGtgctcgacgccgccgccggcgcgctcTTCTACTACCTCTTCGGCTTCGCCTTCGCCTTCGGGGCCCCCTCCAACGGCTTCATCGGGAAGCACTTCTTCGGCCTGCGCGACGTCCCCGCGGTCGGCTTCGACTACAGCTTCTTCCTCTTCCAGTGGGCCTTCGCCATCGCTGCCGCGGGGATAACGTCCGGCTCCATCGCGGAGCGCACGCAGTTCGTGGCCTACCTCATCTACTCCGCCTTCCTCACCGGCTTCGTCTACCCGGTGGTGTCCCACTGGGTATGGTCCGCCGACGGCTGGGCCTCGGCCTCCCGGACGTCGGGGCCGTTGCTCTTCAAGTCTGGCATGATCGACTTCGCCGGGTCCGGGGTTGTGCACATGGTAGGCGGCGTGGCCGGGCTCTGGGGCGCGCTCATCGAGGGCCCCCGCATTGGGCGGTTCGACCACGCCGGGCGCTCCGTGGCGCTGCGCGGGCACAGCGCGTCGCTCGTCGTGCTCGGCACGTTCCTGCTGTGGTTCGGCTGGTACGGGTTTAACCCCGGCTCCTTCCTCACCATCCTCAAGTCCTACGGCCCGGCCGGTAGCATCCACGGGCAGTGGTCGGCGGTGGGGCGCGCGGCAGTGACGACCACCCTCGCCGGCAGCACGGCGGCGCTCACGACGCTGTTCGGGAAGAGGCTCCAGACGGGGCACTGGAACGTGCTGGACGTCTGCAACGGCCTCCTCGGCGGGTTCGCGGCGATCACCGCCGGGTGCGCCGTGGTGGAGCCGTGGGCGGCCATCATCTGCGGGTTCGTGTCGGCGTGGGTGCTCATCGGGCTCAACGCGGTGGCCGCGCGGTTCAAGTTCGACGACCCGCTGGAGGCGGCGCAGCTGCACGGCGGGTGCGGCGCGTGGGGCGTCATCTTCACGGCGCTGTTCGCGCAGAAGGAGTACGTTGAGCAGATCTACGGCGTGCCGGGGCGGCCGTACGGGCTGTTCATGGGCGGCGGGGGCCGGCTGCTGGGTGCGCACATCGTGATGATCCTGGTCATCGCGGCGTGGGTGAGCTTCACCATGGGCCCGCTGTTCCTGGTGCTGAACAAGATCGGGCTGCTGCGCATCTCTGCCGAGGACGAGATGGCCGGCATGGACCAGACACGGCACGGCGGGTTCGCCTACGCctacaacgacgacgacgccaGCGGCAAGCCGGAACGCGGCGTCGGCGCGTCGTTCATGCTCAGGTCAGCGCAGACCTCGCAGGTCGCGGCCGCAGAGGGCGAGGGCGGCCAGGTCTAG